The Anolis carolinensis isolate JA03-04 chromosome 2, rAnoCar3.1.pri, whole genome shotgun sequence genome has a window encoding:
- the rpl38 gene encoding large ribosomal subunit protein eL38, producing the protein MPRKIEEIKDFLLTARRKDAKSVKIKKNKDNVKFKVRCSRYLYTLVITDKEKAEKLKQSLPPGLAVKELK; encoded by the exons ATG CCTCGCAAAATTGAAGAGATCAAAGACTTTTTGTTGACAGCTAGGAGGAAAGATGCTAAAT CTGTCAAGATCAAGAAGAACAAAGATAATGTCAAGTTCAAAGTTCGATGCAGTCGGTATCTGTATACCTTGGTCATCACTGACAaagaaaaggctgaaaaactgaaGCAGTCTCTGCCACCAG GTCTGGCTGTGAAAGAACTGAAGTGA